One part of the Thermococcus radiotolerans genome encodes these proteins:
- a CDS encoding SDR family oxidoreductase: protein MRNKLIVVTGGAGFIGSHIAWELVKDNDVVIIDNFYTGKEENVPPGAKLVRADIRDYESIAELISHADYVFHEAAQVSVVESVRDPIFTEEVNVIGTLNILKALLEGQGKLIFASSAAVYGDNPNLPLRETERPRPLSPYGVTKATAEEYLRVFNELYGVPTVALRYFNVFGPRQSANQYAGVISIFINRALKNEPLVIYGDGKQTRDFIYVKDVVKANILAAESRRSNGKVFNVATGRQTTILELAMKVIEITGANSSVLFDKPRPGDIRHSLADISEIKGLGFEPEWSLEEGLKKTVEWYSSQTES from the coding sequence ATGAGGAACAAGCTGATAGTCGTCACCGGGGGAGCGGGATTCATAGGCTCCCACATCGCCTGGGAGCTTGTCAAGGACAACGATGTTGTGATAATAGACAACTTCTACACCGGAAAGGAGGAGAACGTTCCACCGGGAGCGAAGCTCGTGAGGGCGGATATAAGGGACTACGAATCAATAGCCGAGCTGATAAGTCACGCGGATTACGTTTTCCACGAAGCTGCTCAAGTCAGCGTCGTCGAGAGCGTCAGGGACCCGATTTTCACCGAGGAAGTCAACGTCATCGGCACGCTCAACATTCTGAAAGCCCTTCTGGAAGGCCAGGGAAAGCTGATTTTTGCATCCTCCGCGGCGGTCTACGGAGACAACCCAAACCTGCCCCTGAGGGAGACTGAGAGGCCGAGACCGCTCTCACCGTACGGTGTGACCAAAGCAACCGCCGAAGAGTATCTGCGGGTCTTCAACGAGCTCTACGGGGTTCCAACCGTCGCGCTGCGCTACTTCAACGTCTTTGGCCCGAGGCAGAGCGCCAATCAGTACGCGGGGGTCATAAGCATATTCATCAACCGCGCCCTGAAGAACGAGCCGCTCGTCATCTACGGGGACGGCAAGCAGACGAGGGACTTCATCTACGTGAAGGATGTCGTTAAGGCGAACATACTGGCCGCAGAGAGCCGTAGGAGCAACGGAAAGGTTTTCAACGTCGCAACCGGAAGGCAGACGACCATCCTGGAGCTGGCGATGAAGGTAATCGAGATAACCGGCGCCAACAGTTCGGTACTCTTCGACAAGCCCAGACCGGGAGACATAAGGCACAGCCTCGCGGATATAAGCGAGATCAAGGGGCTTGGCTTCGAGCCGGAGTGGAGCCTGGAGGAAGGGCTGAAGAAAACGGTGGAGTGGTATTCGTCCCAAACAGAGAGCTAA
- a CDS encoding alpha/beta hydrolase, giving the protein MDVYKVSFGEPRLGWVVLVHGLGEHSGRYERLIRELNDAGFAVYTFDWPGHGKSPGKRGHTSVEEAMEIIDGIIDEIGEKPFLFGHSLGGLTVIRYAETRPDRIRGVVASSPALAKSPETPDFMVALAKFLGRIAPSVTLSNGLKPELLSRNPEAVKRYVEDPLVHDRISAKLGRSIFENMELAHEEAGRIRVPTLLIVGTGDIITPPEGSRRLLEELAVEDKAIKEFEGAYHEIFEDPEWADELHEVIVRWFVEHSTKANEDDGDEDCGDGGI; this is encoded by the coding sequence ATGGATGTCTACAAAGTCAGCTTCGGTGAACCGAGGCTCGGCTGGGTGGTTCTCGTCCACGGCCTAGGGGAACACAGCGGAAGGTACGAGAGATTAATAAGAGAGCTCAACGATGCCGGCTTCGCCGTCTATACCTTCGACTGGCCTGGCCACGGAAAGAGCCCGGGCAAGAGGGGGCATACGAGCGTTGAAGAGGCGATGGAGATAATAGACGGCATTATAGATGAAATCGGCGAAAAACCCTTCCTCTTCGGCCACAGCCTCGGCGGTCTGACAGTAATCCGCTACGCCGAAACCCGGCCAGATAGAATAAGGGGAGTGGTAGCGTCCTCACCCGCTCTCGCCAAGAGCCCGGAAACGCCGGACTTCATGGTGGCCCTGGCAAAGTTCCTCGGAAGGATCGCCCCAAGCGTAACGCTCTCCAACGGACTGAAGCCTGAACTGCTGTCTAGGAACCCCGAGGCAGTGAAGCGCTACGTCGAAGACCCACTCGTTCACGACAGGATTTCCGCAAAGCTCGGAAGGAGCATCTTCGAGAACATGGAACTGGCGCACGAAGAGGCTGGAAGGATAAGGGTTCCAACGCTTCTCATCGTCGGTACGGGGGACATAATAACCCCTCCAGAGGGCTCAAGAAGGCTCCTGGAAGAGCTGGCAGTTGAGGACAAGGCGATTAAAGAGTTCGAAGGGGCCTACCACGAAATATTCGAGGACCCGGAGTGGGCGGATGAACTCCACGAGGTGATAGTGAGGTGGTTTGTGGAACATTCCACCAAAGCGAATGAAGATGATGGCGATGAGGATTGTGGTGATGGAGGCATATGA
- a CDS encoding DUF2341 domain-containing protein, which translates to MITQKIGVGKPEDYPEYVNPINITYSGSTTLTDWPVKVVLSGSDVAWSVLDSNPESLYFMDPDGNPLHYWVEILDTTNDYAVVWVNVPRISPGGTVVWMYYGNGDYSSYNDGSRVFPFFDDFEGYGSITDGGWEWYNPNNPGVRMGSDNFEYGGSQSAEKYQYFDRQDGVLKALGFTVDRASQSVVLEYWDKRVNVTRGSLDRVGLVDASGNGFGAVLDVPGDDIRIDTRTSYLGTTHARVNNLGLSTGTWYLVHLEILSNGTVRLLVYDESGYLTDSPLGSTEYDDDANFLFNRVYIKGGSTYRVDALRVRPYTPNEPQAQVDEWYYHLVFHPRP; encoded by the coding sequence GTGATAACGCAGAAGATTGGGGTAGGTAAACCGGAGGATTATCCTGAATACGTGAATCCCATCAATATCACGTATTCCGGCTCGACGACGCTCACCGACTGGCCCGTGAAGGTCGTTCTCTCTGGCAGTGATGTTGCATGGAGCGTTCTGGATAGCAATCCCGAGAGCCTCTACTTCATGGACCCGGATGGAAACCCGCTCCACTACTGGGTAGAGATCCTCGACACCACCAACGACTACGCAGTCGTGTGGGTGAACGTCCCCAGGATTTCTCCCGGAGGCACCGTGGTCTGGATGTACTACGGTAACGGCGACTACTCCTCATACAACGACGGAAGCAGGGTTTTCCCGTTCTTTGACGACTTTGAGGGCTACGGCAGCATAACGGACGGTGGGTGGGAGTGGTACAATCCCAACAATCCGGGTGTGCGGATGGGTTCCGATAATTTTGAATACGGCGGCTCCCAGTCTGCGGAGAAGTACCAGTACTTTGACAGGCAGGATGGGGTTCTGAAGGCTCTGGGCTTCACGGTGGACAGGGCCTCCCAGAGTGTTGTCCTTGAATACTGGGACAAGAGAGTGAACGTCACGAGGGGGTCGCTGGATAGGGTTGGGCTGGTGGACGCATCGGGCAACGGATTTGGGGCCGTTCTCGATGTTCCGGGCGATGATATCCGCATCGACACCAGGACCAGCTATCTTGGGACAACCCACGCTAGGGTGAACAACCTGGGCCTTAGCACAGGCACGTGGTATCTGGTGCACCTTGAAATCCTGAGCAATGGAACCGTTAGGCTGCTCGTCTACGATGAGTCGGGATACCTTACGGACAGCCCCCTGGGGAGCACTGAATACGATGATGATGCAAACTTTCTGTTCAATCGCGTGTACATCAAGGGAGGGAGCACCTACCGTGTGGATGCCCTCAGGGTAAGGCCGTACACCCCGAATGAACCCCAGGCTCAGGTGGATGAGTGGTACTATCATCTCGTGTTTCATCCGCGGCCGTGA
- a CDS encoding adenylosuccinate synthetase yields the protein MPSYIVVGGQWGDEGKGSVIAYLALKDEPEIIARGGVGTNAGHSVFINGKKYAVRQLPTAFIQRKARLLVGAGVLVDPEVFFHELEHLKDFNVAERVGIDYRCSIIEEEHKKLDRSNSHLHDKIGTTGSGCGPANADRVMRRARLARDIPELEPYLTDVAAEVNDALDEGKLVLVEGTQGFGLSLYYGTYPYVTSKDTTASAIASDVGIGPTRVDDVIVVFKSFPTRVGAGPFPTEMSQEEAEKLGLVEYGTVTGRRRRVGWFDFEFARYSAKLNGATMIALTMLDKYDKDAFGVTDYDRLPRKAREFVEEIEERVGVPVGLIKTGPELEHIIDRRDVV from the coding sequence ATGCCGAGCTATATCGTTGTTGGTGGTCAGTGGGGAGACGAGGGCAAGGGCTCTGTTATCGCCTACCTTGCCCTGAAGGACGAGCCTGAAATCATAGCTCGCGGTGGAGTTGGAACGAACGCGGGCCACAGCGTTTTTATCAACGGTAAGAAGTACGCGGTCAGGCAGCTTCCGACGGCGTTCATCCAGAGAAAGGCCAGGCTTCTCGTGGGTGCAGGCGTTCTCGTTGACCCGGAGGTATTCTTCCACGAGCTTGAGCACCTCAAGGACTTCAACGTCGCCGAGAGGGTTGGCATCGACTACCGCTGTTCCATAATTGAGGAGGAGCACAAGAAGCTCGACAGGAGCAACAGCCACCTTCACGACAAGATAGGAACCACCGGAAGCGGCTGTGGGCCGGCAAACGCCGACAGGGTTATGAGACGGGCGAGGCTGGCGAGGGATATTCCCGAGCTTGAGCCCTACCTGACGGATGTGGCCGCAGAAGTGAACGACGCCTTGGACGAAGGGAAGCTCGTACTCGTCGAGGGGACGCAGGGCTTCGGCCTGAGCCTCTATTATGGAACCTACCCCTACGTGACCTCGAAGGACACGACCGCTTCGGCCATAGCGAGCGACGTTGGAATAGGCCCGACGAGGGTTGATGACGTCATAGTCGTCTTCAAGAGCTTCCCGACGAGGGTCGGGGCCGGACCGTTCCCGACGGAGATGAGCCAGGAGGAGGCTGAGAAGCTCGGCCTCGTTGAGTACGGGACCGTCACGGGAAGGCGGAGGAGGGTCGGCTGGTTCGACTTCGAGTTCGCCCGCTACTCTGCAAAGCTCAACGGCGCGACGATGATAGCCCTTACGATGCTGGACAAGTACGACAAGGATGCCTTCGGCGTCACGGACTACGACAGGCTTCCGAGGAAGGCCAGGGAGTTCGTTGAGGAAATCGAGGAGCGCGTCGGCGTTCCCGTTGGGCTCATCAAGACAGGGCCCGAGCTGGAGCACATAATCGACAGAAGAGACGTGGTATAA
- the pfdA gene encoding prefoldin subunit alpha: MAEMNEQLERLAYEYQLLQAQAQLLAQNLELLTLGRNEFQAVKETLEELKKVEEEKPEILVPIGAGSFLKAHIDDKENAIVSIGAGYAIEKNLDDAITYLDARIKEYDEAIAKTQEALRKLEGQLGELAQKAQELQQRQAMGFSVKK; encoded by the coding sequence ATGGCCGAGATGAACGAGCAGCTTGAAAGGCTCGCTTACGAGTACCAGCTCCTTCAGGCGCAGGCGCAGCTCCTGGCCCAGAACCTCGAACTGCTCACCCTTGGAAGGAACGAGTTCCAAGCTGTGAAGGAGACGCTGGAGGAACTCAAGAAGGTCGAGGAGGAGAAGCCGGAGATACTGGTGCCGATTGGAGCCGGCTCCTTCCTGAAGGCGCACATAGACGACAAGGAGAACGCGATAGTCAGCATCGGCGCCGGCTACGCCATAGAGAAGAACCTCGACGACGCAATAACTTATCTGGACGCGCGCATAAAGGAGTACGATGAGGCGATAGCCAAGACCCAGGAGGCGCTCAGAAAGCTGGAGGGGCAGCTGGGAGAGCTCGCCCAGAAGGCGCAGGAGCTCCAGCAGAGGCAGGCCATGGGTTTCAGCGTGAAGAAGTGA